The Girardinichthys multiradiatus isolate DD_20200921_A chromosome 6, DD_fGirMul_XY1, whole genome shotgun sequence genome window below encodes:
- the LOC124870396 gene encoding mRNA export factor GLE1-like, translated as MMEEERIKEEEQKRREEERRRQEDQKRTEEERKRKEEERRRQEEQKRIEEERKKEELSQRVQESRERAKEQYEKQQRSRQEQQSKHNVMIGLLDEFEAYCKSYSGKDELLEILSLKCNIEASDLSLTTPKADLLGKILSALDNLLFDEWINDPPSGSTLQHAQVYITELCALSVEIPEELSRENISNHVQSLVESISQSACNIFESLELIQAMYLTVMHYISENDKSDADAVIIAKKWAKEELTMEQLFPLDFLSILISSMHGTVGKTSIFILKMEIQCLKLLISTLVNLNGKESLYASTEIILDLVRDIKDILQSNEV; from the coding sequence atgatggaaGAAGAGAGGATAAAAGAAGAGGAGCAAAAGAGaagagaggaggagaggaggagacaGGAGGACCAAAAAAGAACAGAGGAagagagaaaaaggaaagaggaggagagaagaagacaagaagaacaaaaacggatagaagaggagagaaagaaagaagagtTGAGTCAAAGAGTACAGGAATCAAGGGAACGAGCTAAAGAGCAGTATGAAAAACAACAGAGAAGTAGACAAGAGCAACAGTCTAAACATAATGTTATGATTGGGCTTTTGGATGAATTTGAGGCTTACTGTAAATCTTACAGTGGGAAAGATGAGCTTCTAGAAATCCTTTCTTTGAAATGTAACATTGAAGCTTCAGATCTCAGTCTCACTACTCCAAAAGCTGATCTGCTGGGGAAGATCCTGTCAGCTCTGGACAATCTTCTGTTTGATGAATGGATAAATGATCCCCCTTCCGGCAGCACTCTGCAGCATGCTCAGGTTTACATCACAGAGCTGTGTGCGCTGTCTGTGGAGATACCAGAAGAACTGTCTCGAGAAAATATCTCCAATCATGTGCAGTCCTTAGTTGAGtccatcagccaatcagcatgCAACATTTTTGAAAGTCTTGAGTTGATTCAAGCCATGTATCTCACTGTGATGCACTACATCAGTGAAAATGACAAGTCTGATGCTGATGCAGTCATTATAGCAAAAAAATGGGCTAAGGAAGAGCTTACAATGGAGCAGCTTTTTCCTCTTGACTTCCTGAGCATCCTCATTTCATCAATGCATGGTACAGTTGGCAAAAcctctatatttattttaaaaatggaaatcCAGTGTTTGAAACTTCTAATATCCACCCTTGTCAATCTGAATGGCAAAGAAAGCCTCTATGCATCAACTGAGATTATTCTTGACCTTGTAagagacattaaggacatccttcaatcaaacgaggtgtga